In Alteromonas macleodii, the sequence CTTGGTTTTCTTCACGTTTTGTTACACTTTCAGCCGTTTCTTCAAAAAGCGCCTGCGCTAAAGGCGCACTTAAACGCTTATCACTTAAGCCTAGCACCTTTATTTCACGAATATCCCATCCCGCGGGAACTTTAATCATGGCACCAAGCTCTACATGCTTACCAGGTTTGGCTCGTTGCCCGTTGTACTGGACCTTTCCCGACTGCACCATGTCTCTAGCGATGGCGCGAGTCTTAAAGAACCTTGCAGCCCATAGCCACTTGTCCAGCCTAACATTTTGTGGTGTATTGTTACTTTCCGATTGGCTCATGTAATAATTTCGTAATGGTGCGGCTTTAGTGTTTGACCCTCACCTTTACTAGGCTATTATGGGTTTGCTAAAGCGCGGTTAACCAAAAATTCACTATATTATAATAAAGCAGTACCATTAGTGGCAGCATGACATTCAATAAACCCAATCCACAATCTCTGGTTGTTTATCTAAGCCAGCATCAAAAACAGCTACATACCATAGTAGTGGTTCTGCTTAGCCTGTATTTAATTGCATTTGCTGCCAAACTCGTGTGGCGAATTATACCTGAACCTCAACTATCTGCGACACCCACAGTAAGCCGAGCTCCGGTTATTTCATCGTCATCAGGCAAAAGTGGGGTCAACATAGCGAAAATACAACAGCTGAATTTATTTGGTAATGCAGCAGCTAAACCTGCTGAACCCGTTGCCGAAGTGACCGACGCCCCGGAAACGCGTTTGAATCTAACTTTAACGGGTGTAGTAGCAAGTTCAGAACAAGAAGCTGGCACGGCCATCATCGAAAACCGTGGAAGCCAGGCGGTGTATGGGTTAGGCGACAAAATTGAAGGCACGAATGCCACGCTGCAGAAAGTGTATAACGATCGCGTCATTATTAAAAACGGGGTAAGAAACGAAACCCTGATGCTAGACGGCATTGA encodes:
- the hslR gene encoding ribosome-associated heat shock protein Hsp15, which codes for MSQSESNNTPQNVRLDKWLWAARFFKTRAIARDMVQSGKVQYNGQRAKPGKHVELGAMIKVPAGWDIREIKVLGLSDKRLSAPLAQALFEETAESVTKREENQAARKMSAFHSPKPDHRPDKKQRRQIIKFKQQ
- the gspC gene encoding type II secretion system protein GspC; amino-acid sequence: MTFNKPNPQSLVVYLSQHQKQLHTIVVVLLSLYLIAFAAKLVWRIIPEPQLSATPTVSRAPVISSSSGKSGVNIAKIQQLNLFGNAAAKPAEPVAEVTDAPETRLNLTLTGVVASSEQEAGTAIIENRGSQAVYGLGDKIEGTNATLQKVYNDRVIIKNGVRNETLMLDGIDYDEANRRRETQARQRPAPKQEEDKSQLSEEALEATAALRERPASFTDFISISPKTEEGQLIGYQVSPGKEPELFKSAGLQAGDVITQINGLDLTDLQQSQEALSELRNAQNIELTIIRDGSLTTLYLDLPEA